A single window of Candidatus Limnocylindria bacterium DNA harbors:
- a CDS encoding replication-associated recombination protein A: MASAQPLAARMRPRDLGEFVGQPHLVGDGRMLRRAIDAGQIPSMILWGPPGTGKTTLAAIAAQKAKARFVAISAVSSGVVELRKIIEESRKLRQLTNQGTVLFIDEIHRFNKAQQDVVLPYVENGDVTFLGATTENPSFEVNSALLSRSRVYVLQPLSEEDVRTIVRRAMQDERGLAGKVVLTPDAENALIAVSNGDARVALNALELAFDAIKPGPDGKRAIDLADVREAMQRRSLLYDRAGDMHYDTISAFIKSVRGSDPDAALYWLMRMIDAGEDPMFIARRIVILAGEDIGLADPQALVIASAAQQATHLIGFPEGWFPLAEATVYLALAPKSDSLKRGLGELQKDLAETRADPVPLHLRNAPTPLMSKLGYGKDYKYAHDYEDHVAPDTSYLPESLEGRRYYVPTELGAEAKLKARLEDLRRSVRGRDPARTAGTSGPRPGAD; this comes from the coding sequence ATGGCCTCCGCGCAACCGCTCGCCGCGCGCATGCGGCCGCGCGACCTCGGCGAGTTCGTCGGACAGCCGCACCTTGTGGGCGACGGCCGCATGCTGCGCCGCGCTATCGATGCCGGGCAGATCCCTTCGATGATCCTGTGGGGCCCGCCCGGCACCGGAAAGACGACGCTCGCCGCGATCGCCGCGCAAAAGGCCAAGGCCCGATTCGTGGCGATCTCCGCTGTGTCCAGCGGCGTCGTTGAGTTGCGCAAGATCATCGAGGAATCGCGCAAGCTACGACAGCTGACCAACCAGGGCACCGTGCTGTTCATCGACGAGATCCATCGGTTCAACAAGGCGCAGCAGGATGTCGTTCTGCCGTACGTCGAGAATGGTGACGTCACCTTCCTTGGTGCCACGACCGAGAACCCGTCGTTCGAGGTCAATTCCGCGCTCCTGTCGCGCTCGCGCGTCTACGTCCTGCAGCCGCTCTCCGAAGAGGACGTGCGGACCATCGTTCGGCGCGCGATGCAGGACGAGCGCGGACTTGCTGGAAAGGTAGTGCTGACGCCGGATGCGGAGAACGCCCTTATCGCGGTCTCGAACGGCGACGCGCGGGTGGCGCTGAATGCGCTCGAGCTCGCGTTCGACGCGATCAAACCTGGCCCGGACGGAAAGCGCGCGATCGATCTGGCCGACGTCCGCGAGGCGATGCAGCGGCGCAGTCTGCTCTACGACCGCGCCGGCGACATGCACTACGACACCATCAGCGCGTTCATCAAGAGCGTGCGCGGCTCGGATCCCGACGCTGCGCTCTACTGGCTCATGCGGATGATCGACGCAGGTGAGGATCCGATGTTCATCGCTCGCCGGATCGTGATCCTCGCCGGCGAGGACATCGGGCTAGCTGATCCGCAGGCGCTGGTCATCGCGTCGGCGGCTCAGCAGGCGACGCATCTCATCGGGTTCCCCGAAGGATGGTTCCCGTTGGCGGAGGCGACGGTCTACCTCGCGCTCGCGCCGAAGTCGGATTCGCTGAAGCGCGGGCTCGGGGAGCTGCAGAAGGACCTCGCCGAGACCCGCGCCGATCCCGTGCCGCTGCACCTGCGCAACGCGCCTACGCCACTCATGTCGAAGCTGGGGTACGGGAAGGACTACAAGTACGCGCACGACTACGAGGACCACGTCGCACCGGACACGAGCTATCTGCCCGAGTCACTCGAAGGCCGTCGCTACTACGTGCCGACCGAGCTCGGAGCCGAGGCCAAGCTCAAGGCGCGGCTCGAGGACCTCCGCCGAAGCGTGCGAGGAAGAGACCCAGCTCGAACAGCAGGTACATCGGGACCGCGACCAGGAGCTGATTGA
- the tatC gene encoding twin-arginine translocase subunit TatC yields the protein MSERDKELSLVQHLKEFRDRLMVASIAVVATTAISFLFATDIIRILLVPAGVDHLIALSPTENFTTYMRVALFSGIALAMPVILFEIYAYIDPALHPNERRFALTAGPFVLLLFVAGMLFCYYGLLPSSLKFLVNFGSPVIENQLRASEYLSFVTTFILGMGIVFEVPVLIYALVRVHVLNRAWLAKQRRYVIVIVLIIGAIITPTPDPFNQLLVAVPMYLLFELGLFLARFGGGPRAAP from the coding sequence ATGTCCGAACGCGACAAGGAGCTGTCCCTCGTCCAGCATCTGAAAGAGTTCCGCGACCGCCTGATGGTCGCGTCCATCGCGGTCGTGGCGACGACGGCGATCTCGTTCCTCTTCGCGACCGACATCATCAGGATCCTGCTGGTCCCGGCGGGGGTCGATCATCTCATTGCCCTGAGCCCGACGGAGAACTTCACGACGTACATGCGGGTCGCGCTGTTCAGCGGCATCGCGCTCGCGATGCCCGTGATCCTGTTCGAGATCTACGCGTACATCGACCCGGCGCTGCACCCCAACGAGCGGCGCTTCGCCCTCACGGCCGGTCCGTTCGTGCTCCTGCTATTCGTCGCGGGAATGCTCTTCTGTTACTACGGCCTCTTGCCGAGCTCGCTGAAGTTCCTCGTGAATTTCGGCAGCCCGGTGATCGAGAACCAGCTGCGCGCGTCTGAGTACCTCTCCTTCGTGACCACGTTCATCCTCGGGATGGGCATCGTCTTCGAGGTGCCGGTGCTCATCTACGCGCTCGTGCGCGTTCATGTCCTCAACCGCGCGTGGCTAGCGAAGCAGCGTCGCTACGTCATCGTGATCGTCCTGATCATCGGCGCGATCATCACGCCGACCCCCGATCCTTTCAATCAGCTCCTGGTCGCGGTCCCGATGTACCTGCTGTTCGAGCTGGGTCTCTTCCTCGCACGCTTCGGCGGAGGTCCTCGAGCCGCGCCTTGA
- a CDS encoding GlsB/YeaQ/YmgE family stress response membrane protein yields MGLIAFLLIGLVAGFIARALVPGPDPMGWLGTMVLGIVGSLVGGTLAALLFGGTLEVSAAGLIGSIIGSIIVLLIWRAVGSRATTTV; encoded by the coding sequence ATGGGCCTAATTGCATTCCTTCTGATCGGGCTCGTCGCGGGCTTCATCGCTCGCGCGCTCGTGCCCGGTCCGGACCCAATGGGCTGGCTCGGGACGATGGTCCTGGGCATCGTCGGGTCTCTCGTCGGTGGAACGCTGGCAGCGCTGCTGTTCGGCGGGACCCTCGAGGTCTCAGCTGCCGGTCTCATCGGTTCGATCATCGGCTCGATCATCGTGCTGTTGATCTGGCGAGCGGTCGGCAGTCGCGCGACGACAACGGTCTAG
- a CDS encoding ATP-binding protein, with amino-acid sequence MSAPPPHFPVGGPVPASDLVGRETYIRRLGERLGDGNHVLVAGPRRIGKTSIILEVLRRLKRRGALTAYVDCLGATDIRGLGERLIDAVLENVSGVERSFEQAKAVAAGMRPSVKVRYEHIELALQLAREKNAQRFFEGALDLPRALATRTGKRVVVAFDEFQAAGRLGPRVFDVMRTHFQAQKGVAYAFLGSEEGILEQLFSEKGRAFYRFAVPIDLAEAGGHRFGIAPDDWLTYLREKFAEKKIAIDDTSVDRLLDATGGHPQDTMQVCAALYYLMRDAAQRVVTADLLAIAYEQALRELERPFALHWSELGQQKYLQLVATRVAQGAVLFGSDTTPPVPRPEVLRALESLRARGLVTRLGRGRYEFVEPMFGEYVRRVAGTEAAIVPKR; translated from the coding sequence GTGAGCGCTCCCCCGCCCCACTTCCCGGTCGGCGGGCCGGTGCCCGCATCCGACCTCGTCGGGCGCGAGACATACATCCGTCGTCTCGGCGAGCGCCTCGGTGATGGCAATCACGTCCTCGTGGCAGGGCCGCGGCGCATCGGCAAGACCTCGATCATCCTCGAGGTCCTTCGGCGACTGAAGCGCCGAGGCGCGCTCACCGCGTACGTCGATTGCCTGGGAGCGACGGATATCCGGGGCCTCGGCGAGCGGCTGATCGATGCGGTGCTCGAGAACGTCTCGGGCGTCGAGCGGAGCTTCGAGCAGGCCAAGGCGGTCGCGGCGGGGATGCGCCCGTCGGTCAAGGTGAGGTACGAGCACATCGAGCTGGCGTTGCAGCTCGCGCGCGAAAAGAACGCACAGCGCTTCTTCGAGGGAGCGCTCGACCTGCCGCGAGCGCTCGCGACGCGGACCGGCAAGCGCGTGGTCGTCGCGTTCGATGAGTTCCAGGCCGCCGGGCGGCTCGGCCCGCGCGTGTTCGATGTCATGCGGACGCATTTCCAGGCCCAGAAGGGCGTCGCCTACGCGTTCCTCGGCTCGGAGGAAGGGATCCTCGAACAGCTCTTCAGCGAGAAGGGCCGGGCGTTCTACCGGTTCGCGGTCCCGATCGATCTCGCCGAGGCCGGCGGGCATCGCTTTGGCATCGCGCCAGACGACTGGCTGACATACCTGCGCGAGAAGTTCGCCGAGAAGAAGATCGCCATCGACGACACGAGCGTCGATCGCCTGCTCGACGCCACCGGAGGACATCCGCAGGATACGATGCAGGTCTGCGCCGCGCTCTATTACCTGATGCGTGACGCTGCGCAGCGCGTCGTCACGGCGGACCTTCTCGCGATCGCGTACGAACAGGCACTTCGCGAGCTAGAACGGCCATTTGCGCTGCACTGGTCGGAGCTGGGACAGCAGAAGTACCTTCAGCTGGTCGCGACGCGCGTCGCGCAGGGCGCGGTGCTGTTCGGGTCGGATACGACGCCCCCGGTGCCGCGCCCCGAAGTCCTACGCGCGCTCGAATCGCTGCGGGCTCGTGGACTCGTGACACGCCTCGGCCGCGGGCGCTACGAATTCGTCGAGCCGATGTTCGGCGAATACGTGCGACGGGTGGCGGGAACCGAAGCCGCTATCGTTCCCAAGCGTTGA